One region of Serinus canaria isolate serCan28SL12 chromosome 25, serCan2020, whole genome shotgun sequence genomic DNA includes:
- the LOC127060515 gene encoding serine/threonine-protein kinase pim-3-like isoform X1, with product MVLVSHCPLLNFLHFHRRVNVFLCTENVLVDLAMGEAKLIDFRCSTILQDTFYTQMSGTPEYSPPECILFGCYHGQPATIWSLGILLYELVCGHLPFHTKEDIVRGQLCFPAWVSQAGEEVDLLGSGGGGGTRASLLVSSAREDRWEAFGCISEPSWCGLSTVECGRAWTGALSR from the exons ATGGTCCTGGTGTCccattgtcctttattaaactttttacattttcacaggagGGTGAACGTGTTTCTCTGCACTGAGAACGTCCTCGTCGACCTGGCCATGGGCGAGGCAAAGCTCATCGACTTCAGGTGCAGCACGATCCTGCAGGACACGTTCTACACCCAGATGTCAG GAACGCCGGAGTACAGCCCACCGGAATGTATCCTCTTTGGCTGCTACCATGGCCAGCCAGCCACCATCTGGTCTCTGGGCATCCTGCTCTATGAGCTGGTCTGTGGGCACCTTCCTTTCCACACCAAGGAGGACATTGTCCGgggccagctctgcttccccGCCTGGGTGTCTCAAG CTGGTGAGGAGGTGGATCTGCTGGGCTCAGGTGGAGGAGGTGGCACCCGTGCCTCTCTGCTGGTGTCCTCTGCAAGAGAGGATCGATGGGAAGCTTTTGGCTGCATCTCTGAGCCCTCCTGGTGTGGCCTGAGCACTGTGGAATGTGGGAGAGCATGGACAGGAGCCTTGTCCCGCTGA
- the LOC127060515 gene encoding serine/threonine-protein kinase pim-3-like isoform X2: MVLVSHCPLLNFLHFHRRVNVFLCTENVLVDLAMGEAKLIDFRCSTILQDTFYTQMSGTPEYSPPECILFGCYHGQPATIWSLGILLYELVCGHLPFHTKEDIVRGQLCFPAWVSQECQQLIRWCLCMDPTDRPSL, from the exons ATGGTCCTGGTGTCccattgtcctttattaaactttttacattttcacaggagGGTGAACGTGTTTCTCTGCACTGAGAACGTCCTCGTCGACCTGGCCATGGGCGAGGCAAAGCTCATCGACTTCAGGTGCAGCACGATCCTGCAGGACACGTTCTACACCCAGATGTCAG GAACGCCGGAGTACAGCCCACCGGAATGTATCCTCTTTGGCTGCTACCATGGCCAGCCAGCCACCATCTGGTCTCTGGGCATCCTGCTCTATGAGCTGGTCTGTGGGCACCTTCCTTTCCACACCAAGGAGGACATTGTCCGgggccagctctgcttccccGCCTGGGTGTCTCAAG AGTGCCAGCAACTCATCAGGTGGTGTTTATGCATGGACCCCACAGACAGGCCATCCCTGTAG